A DNA window from Massilia putida contains the following coding sequences:
- the hisC gene encoding histidinol-phosphate transaminase — protein MSQFGPDYVRAIAPYQAGKPISEVAREFGLDEANIVKLASNENPFGVPESAKAAMLAAAAELGRYPDANGFELKAALAKRYDVPADWITLGNGSNDILEIAAHAFVQKGQAVVYAQYSFAVYALATQGVGARGIVVPAKNHGHDLEAMAAAIDADTRLVYIANPNNPTGTFIPAAEIEAFLAKVPASVVVVLDEAYNEYLEPKDQFESTQWVRKYPNLIVSRTFSKAYGLAGLRVGFAIAQPAVTDLMNRIRQPFNVNSLAQAAAIAALNDKEFLQKGFDNNRAGYKQLTKVFEELGLEYVPSYGNFVLVKVGDDEGAGARVNVALLKQGVIVRPVGAYGLPQWLRISIGLPEENARFIEALKRALVTTSASAQG, from the coding sequence ATGTCGCAATTCGGTCCAGACTACGTCCGCGCCATCGCCCCTTACCAGGCCGGCAAACCCATTTCCGAAGTCGCCCGCGAGTTCGGCCTCGATGAAGCCAATATCGTCAAGCTGGCCTCCAACGAAAACCCGTTCGGCGTTCCCGAATCGGCCAAGGCCGCGATGCTTGCAGCCGCCGCTGAACTCGGCCGCTATCCGGACGCCAACGGTTTCGAGCTGAAAGCCGCGCTGGCCAAGCGCTACGACGTGCCGGCCGACTGGATCACGCTCGGCAACGGCTCCAACGACATCCTCGAGATCGCCGCCCACGCCTTCGTGCAGAAGGGCCAGGCCGTCGTCTATGCGCAGTACTCGTTCGCCGTGTACGCGCTGGCCACGCAAGGCGTCGGCGCGCGCGGCATCGTGGTTCCGGCCAAGAACCACGGCCACGACCTCGAGGCGATGGCGGCCGCCATCGACGCGGACACGCGCCTCGTCTACATCGCCAACCCGAACAACCCGACCGGCACGTTCATCCCGGCAGCCGAGATCGAAGCGTTCCTGGCCAAGGTGCCGGCGTCGGTCGTCGTCGTGCTGGACGAGGCGTACAACGAATATCTGGAACCGAAGGACCAGTTCGAATCGACGCAGTGGGTGCGCAAATACCCGAACCTGATCGTGTCGCGCACGTTCTCGAAAGCGTACGGCCTCGCGGGCCTGCGCGTCGGTTTCGCGATCGCGCAGCCGGCCGTGACGGACCTGATGAACCGCATCCGCCAGCCGTTCAACGTGAACTCGCTGGCGCAGGCGGCCGCTATCGCGGCGCTGAACGATAAGGAATTCCTGCAGAAGGGCTTCGACAACAACCGCGCCGGTTACAAGCAGCTAACAAAGGTGTTCGAGGAACTCGGCCTGGAATACGTCCCGTCGTACGGCAACTTCGTGCTGGTGAAAGTGGGCGACGACGAAGGCGCGGGCGCCCGCGTGAACGTGGCGCTGCTGAAGCAGGGCGTGATCGTGCGTCCGGTCGGCGCGTACGGCCTGCCGCAATGGCTGCGCATCTCGATCGGCCTGCCGGAAGAGAATGCGCGCTTCATCGAGGCGCTCAAGCGAGCGCTCGTCACGACGAGCGCGAGCGCGCAGGGCTGA
- a CDS encoding HAD family hydrolase has product MTFSSALPAPRAVLFDLDGTLADTAPDLAAAVNWMRAERGLELTPYALLRPTASAGARGMIGAAFGLAPGDEGYEELRVQWFERYQSNMAVHSTLFDGITDLLDGLAAAGMAWGIVTNKPARFTDPLVPMIGLAHAGCVISGDTTPHPKPHPAPLLEAARRLDIDPTRCWYVGDDQRDIEAGRAAGMVTVACNWGYCGSIDPATWGADYQLDTPRDLLQMLLELADAARAAQTAA; this is encoded by the coding sequence ATGACATTTTCTTCTGCCCTGCCCGCGCCGCGCGCCGTCCTGTTCGACCTCGACGGCACCCTGGCCGACACCGCCCCCGACCTCGCGGCCGCCGTCAACTGGATGCGCGCCGAGCGCGGCCTGGAGCTGACGCCGTATGCCCTCCTGCGTCCGACCGCCTCGGCCGGCGCCCGCGGCATGATCGGCGCCGCCTTCGGCCTCGCTCCGGGCGACGAGGGCTATGAAGAACTGCGCGTGCAATGGTTCGAACGCTACCAGTCCAACATGGCCGTGCACAGCACCTTGTTCGACGGCATCACGGACCTGCTGGACGGCCTCGCCGCGGCCGGCATGGCCTGGGGCATCGTCACCAACAAGCCGGCGCGTTTTACCGATCCGCTCGTGCCGATGATCGGCCTGGCGCACGCGGGCTGCGTGATCTCGGGCGACACGACGCCGCACCCGAAACCCCACCCCGCCCCGCTGCTGGAAGCCGCCCGCCGCCTGGACATCGATCCGACCCGTTGCTGGTACGTGGGCGACGACCAGCGCGACATCGAAGCAGGCCGGGCCGCGGGCATGGTCACGGTGGCGTGTAACTGGGGCTATTGTGGCTCCATCGATCCGGCGACGTGGGGTGCGGACTATCAGCTCGATACGCCGCGTGATCTGCTGCAGATGCTGCTCGAGCTGGCCGACGCGGCCAGGGCGGCGCAAACGGCCGCTTAA
- the pheA gene encoding prephenate dehydratase, whose translation MTDKLKPLREQIDAIDAQILELLSRRGKVAQEVGYVKAETNAPVFRPEREAQVLRGVAERNPGPLKNQDVQTIFREIMSACRALEKRVTVAFLGPTGTFSEQAVFQQFGSAVEGLPCVSIDEVFRATEAGTADYGVVPVENSSEGAINRTLDLMLATTTIISGEVSIPVHHSLMTKTGSMDGVKVVCAHSQALAQCQVWLNLHHPGIERRAVASNAEAAVLASQDPTVAAIASEMAGEQYKLGVVQAHIQDDPHNRTRFVIIGSQATGPSGRDRTSIVLAVPNKAGAVYSLLAPLAKHGVSMTRFESRPARIGTWEYYFYVDVEGHIADAAVGRALEELKDNAAFFKVLGSYPVGL comes from the coding sequence ATGACAGACAAACTCAAACCCCTGCGTGAACAGATCGATGCGATCGACGCGCAAATCCTCGAACTCCTCTCCCGCCGCGGCAAGGTCGCGCAGGAGGTCGGCTACGTCAAGGCCGAGACGAACGCTCCCGTGTTCCGCCCCGAGCGCGAGGCGCAGGTGCTGCGCGGCGTCGCCGAGCGCAATCCCGGTCCGCTGAAAAACCAGGACGTGCAGACGATCTTCCGCGAGATCATGTCGGCCTGCCGCGCGCTGGAAAAGCGCGTGACGGTCGCGTTCCTCGGCCCCACCGGCACGTTCAGCGAGCAGGCGGTGTTCCAGCAGTTCGGCAGCGCCGTCGAAGGCCTGCCGTGCGTGTCGATCGACGAAGTGTTCCGGGCCACCGAGGCCGGCACCGCCGACTACGGCGTCGTCCCCGTCGAGAACTCGTCCGAGGGCGCCATCAACCGCACGCTCGACCTGATGCTCGCGACGACCACCATCATCAGCGGCGAGGTGTCGATCCCCGTGCACCACAGCCTCATGACGAAGACGGGCAGCATGGATGGCGTGAAGGTCGTCTGCGCCCACTCGCAGGCGCTGGCCCAGTGCCAGGTGTGGCTCAACCTGCACCACCCGGGCATCGAGCGCCGCGCCGTCGCGTCGAATGCCGAAGCCGCCGTGCTGGCGAGCCAGGATCCGACCGTCGCCGCGATCGCCAGCGAGATGGCCGGCGAACAGTACAAATTGGGCGTGGTGCAGGCCCACATCCAGGACGACCCGCACAACCGCACGCGCTTCGTGATCATCGGCAGCCAGGCCACGGGCCCGTCCGGCCGTGACCGCACGTCGATCGTGCTGGCCGTGCCGAACAAGGCCGGCGCCGTCTACAGCCTGCTCGCGCCGCTGGCCAAGCACGGCGTGTCGATGACGCGCTTCGAATCGCGGCCCGCGCGCATCGGCACGTGGGAGTACTACTTCTACGTCGACGTCGAAGGCCATATCGCCGATGCCGCCGTCGGCCGTGCGCTCGAAGAGCTCAAGGACAACGCCGCCTTCTTCAAGGTATTGGGGTCGTACCCCGTTGGCCTCTGA
- the ompA gene encoding outer membrane protein OmpA, which yields MNKLATLVFAATAAMAGSASAQSAPPYAPLTTDIQARTPYSAYVQDARGVIARNPFGLCWRTGYWTPADAVPGCDAPLCVEPERLENGKCVAPPPPPVAAPAPAAPAPAAAPAPVPTSEKVSYSADAFFDFDKAVLKPAGKASLDDLVTKLKDINLEVIIAVGHTDSVGTDAYNQKLSVRRAEAVKAYLQSKGVEANRVYTEGKGEKQPVADNKTAAGRAKNRRVEIEVVGTRSTQQQ from the coding sequence ATGAATAAATTGGCAACCCTCGTATTCGCAGCTACGGCCGCGATGGCGGGCAGCGCATCCGCGCAAAGTGCGCCGCCGTATGCGCCGCTGACCACCGATATTCAGGCTCGCACGCCGTACAGCGCTTACGTGCAGGATGCCCGTGGTGTCATCGCCCGTAATCCCTTCGGTCTGTGCTGGCGCACCGGCTACTGGACCCCGGCCGACGCGGTCCCGGGCTGCGACGCACCGCTGTGCGTGGAACCCGAGCGTCTGGAAAACGGCAAGTGCGTCGCACCGCCGCCGCCGCCGGTCGCCGCTCCGGCACCTGCCGCCCCGGCTCCGGCCGCGGCACCGGCTCCGGTCCCGACCTCGGAAAAAGTGAGCTACTCGGCCGACGCCTTCTTCGACTTCGACAAAGCCGTGCTGAAGCCGGCCGGCAAGGCATCGCTGGATGACCTGGTCACGAAGCTGAAAGACATCAACCTGGAAGTCATCATCGCCGTCGGCCACACCGACTCGGTCGGCACCGATGCCTACAACCAGAAACTGTCCGTGCGCCGCGCTGAAGCCGTCAAGGCTTACCTGCAGAGCAAGGGCGTGGAAGCAAACCGCGTGTACACCGAAGGCAAAGGCGAGAAGCAGCCGGTCGCCGACAACAAGACCGCCGCCGGCCGTGCGAAGAACCGCCGCGTGGAAATCGAAGTCGTCGGTACCCGCAGCACCCAGCAGCAGTAA
- a CDS encoding DUF2059 domain-containing protein, which produces MKKSLAAIASAIIVTCAPAAFAATPVPSADPAVVAATKQMMASMKLRDVMLASLKQADQQIPAQMAASLNAMIDGDATMSPDEKADARKKLEHALPTLTAEMHSTLTDPGLVDDMLAEMVPLYAETYTLNEIRQLSAFYASPLGQKMLANMPTLMSRSVEISNRLMVPRIQKMMAQSAQSIVGK; this is translated from the coding sequence GTGAAGAAATCTCTCGCCGCCATCGCCTCCGCCATCATCGTCACCTGTGCCCCCGCCGCGTTTGCCGCGACGCCGGTGCCGTCCGCCGACCCGGCCGTCGTCGCCGCCACCAAGCAGATGATGGCGTCGATGAAGCTGCGCGACGTGATGCTGGCGTCGCTGAAGCAGGCGGACCAGCAGATCCCGGCCCAGATGGCCGCGTCGCTGAACGCGATGATCGACGGCGACGCGACCATGAGTCCCGACGAGAAGGCCGACGCGCGCAAGAAGCTCGAGCACGCGCTGCCGACGCTGACCGCGGAGATGCATTCAACGCTGACCGACCCGGGCCTCGTCGACGACATGCTGGCGGAAATGGTGCCGCTGTACGCCGAAACCTATACGCTGAACGAGATCCGCCAGCTGTCCGCGTTCTACGCGTCGCCGCTGGGTCAGAAGATGCTGGCCAACATGCCGACGCTGATGAGCCGCAGCGTGGAGATCAGCAACCGCCTGATGGTGCCGCGCATCCAGAAGATGATGGCGCAAAGCGCGCAAAGCATCGTCGGCAAGTAA
- a CDS encoding prephenate dehydrogenase, whose amino-acid sequence MFTKIVIVGVGLIGGSFALGLKAAGAAGHVVGLGRSAQALARARELGIIDEAAASPQDAMRGADLVLLAAPVAQTGPILASLLPYLEPQTIVTDAGSTKSDVVAAARAALGDRIDQFVPGHPIAGRESNGPDAAIPDLYRGKKTVLAPLAENAPEAIERVAAAWRTCGAVIHMLTPQEHDKVFAAVSHLPHLLAYALVDDIANKPHADLLFQYAASGFRDFTRIAGSSPEMWRDISLANRDALLGELDAYLAQLTHLRARLAAGDGAALEATYANAQRARRAWNEAIEAAEKPPAPDQESGK is encoded by the coding sequence ATGTTTACGAAAATTGTCATCGTCGGCGTCGGCCTGATCGGCGGCTCGTTCGCGCTGGGCCTGAAGGCGGCCGGCGCTGCGGGCCACGTGGTGGGCCTGGGACGCTCCGCGCAGGCGCTGGCGCGCGCGCGCGAACTCGGGATCATCGACGAAGCGGCGGCCTCGCCGCAGGACGCCATGCGCGGTGCCGACCTCGTGCTGCTGGCGGCGCCCGTCGCGCAGACGGGGCCGATTCTGGCCTCGTTGCTGCCGTATCTGGAGCCGCAGACGATCGTCACGGATGCCGGCAGCACCAAGTCGGACGTCGTGGCGGCCGCGCGCGCCGCGCTGGGCGACCGCATCGACCAGTTCGTGCCGGGCCACCCGATCGCGGGCCGCGAGTCGAACGGTCCGGACGCCGCGATCCCCGACCTGTACCGCGGCAAGAAGACGGTCCTCGCGCCGCTCGCCGAAAATGCACCGGAAGCGATCGAGCGCGTGGCCGCCGCGTGGCGCACCTGCGGTGCCGTCATCCACATGCTCACGCCGCAGGAACACGACAAGGTGTTCGCCGCCGTCAGCCATCTGCCGCATCTGCTGGCGTATGCGCTCGTCGACGACATCGCCAACAAGCCGCACGCCGATCTGCTGTTCCAATATGCCGCCAGCGGTTTCCGCGACTTCACCCGCATTGCCGGGTCGTCGCCCGAAATGTGGCGCGACATCAGCCTCGCGAACCGCGACGCGCTGCTCGGCGAACTGGATGCCTATCTCGCTCAATTGACACACCTCCGCGCACGGCTCGCCGCCGGCGACGGTGCCGCGCTGGAGGCGACCTACGCCAACGCCCAGCGCGCCCGCCGCGCGTGGAACGAAGCGATCGAAGCCGCGGAAAAACCGCCGGCGCCCGATCAGGAATCAGGAAAATGA
- the serC gene encoding 3-phosphoserine/phosphohydroxythreonine transaminase — translation MTHVYNYSAGPAVLPKEVLRQAAEEMLDWHGSGMSVMEMSHRGPEFISIAKQAEADLRELLAIPANYKVLFMQGGGLGQNAITPLNMLGRKAQPATIDFVHTGSWSGKSIKEAKRYANVNVAASGEASRFTTVPPQDTWQLSDNAAYLHLCTNETIDGVEIDFVPTVQGDTPLVVDMSSHILSRTIDVSKYGVIFAGAQKNIGPAGLTITIVREDLLDHALPICPGVFNWRAVAEADSMLNTPPTYAIYIAGLVFAHLKKLGGVAEMERRNIEKARLLYAALDADDFYRNRVAPEYRSRMNVPFYLRDESLNEQFLAGAKARGLLQLKGHKSVGGMRASIYNAMPIEGVQALVDYLNEFAGR, via the coding sequence ATGACCCACGTTTATAACTACTCCGCCGGCCCGGCCGTCCTGCCGAAAGAAGTCCTGCGCCAGGCCGCCGAAGAGATGCTGGACTGGCACGGCAGCGGCATGTCCGTGATGGAGATGAGCCACCGCGGCCCCGAATTCATTTCGATCGCGAAGCAGGCCGAAGCCGACCTGCGCGAACTGCTGGCCATCCCGGCCAACTATAAAGTCTTGTTCATGCAGGGCGGCGGCTTGGGCCAGAACGCCATCACGCCGCTGAACATGCTGGGCCGCAAGGCGCAGCCCGCGACCATCGATTTCGTCCACACGGGGTCGTGGTCCGGCAAGTCGATCAAGGAAGCGAAGCGCTATGCGAACGTGAACGTCGCCGCGTCGGGCGAAGCGAGCCGCTTCACGACCGTGCCGCCGCAGGACACGTGGCAGCTGAGCGACAACGCCGCCTACCTGCACCTGTGCACCAACGAGACCATCGACGGCGTCGAGATCGACTTCGTGCCGACGGTGCAGGGCGATACGCCGCTGGTCGTCGACATGTCGTCGCATATCCTGTCGCGCACGATCGACGTGTCGAAGTACGGCGTGATCTTCGCCGGCGCGCAGAAGAACATCGGCCCGGCGGGCCTGACGATCACCATCGTGCGCGAGGACCTGCTCGATCACGCGCTGCCGATCTGCCCGGGCGTGTTCAACTGGCGCGCCGTGGCCGAGGCGGACTCGATGCTGAACACGCCGCCGACGTATGCGATCTATATCGCGGGCCTCGTGTTCGCGCACCTGAAAAAACTGGGCGGCGTGGCCGAGATGGAACGCCGCAACATCGAAAAAGCGCGCCTGCTGTACGCGGCGCTGGACGCCGACGATTTTTACCGGAATCGTGTGGCGCCCGAATATCGCTCGCGCATGAACGTACCGTTCTACCTGCGCGATGAGTCGTTGAACGAACAATTCCTGGCCGGCGCCAAAGCGCGCGGCCTGCTGCAACTGAAGGGCCACAAGTCCGTCGGCGGTATGCGGGCATCGATCTACAACGCGATGCCGATCGAGGGCGTGCAAGCCCTGGTCGATTATTTGAACGAGTTCGCGGGGCGCTGA
- the gyrA gene encoding DNA gyrase subunit A, protein MDQFAKETVPISLEEEMRKSYLDYAMSVIVGRALPDVRDGLKPVHRRVLYAMHEMNNVWNRPYLKCARVVGDTMGKYHPHGDASIYDTLVRMAQDFSLRYTLVDGQGNFGSIDGDSAAAMRYTECRLDKISNELLADIDKDTVDFQPNYDGKEKEPTVLPTRIPNLLINGSSGIAVGMATNIPPHNLSEVINGALHVLRNPDCTIDELIELIPAPDFPTAGIIYGVSGVRDGYRTGRGRVVMRAKTHFEEYGKDGGRIAIIVDELPYQVNKKSLLERIAENVRDKKLEGISDIRDESDKSGMRVVIELKRGEVPEVVLNNLYKQTQLQDTFGMNMVALVNGQPKLLNLKQMLECFLSHRREVVTRRTVFELRKARERGHMLEGLAVALANIDDFIAIIKAAPTPPVAKTELMARAWDSSLVREMLNRTELGASGGIEAFRPEHLPKHYGMQTDGLYKLSDEQAQEILQMRLQRLTGLEQDKIINEYRDVMLHIADLLDILARPERVTQIITDEMLHVKSEYADNGKDTRRSAIEQNASDLETEDLITPQDMVVTLSHTGYMKSQPISEYRAQKRGGRGKQAMATKDEDWIDQLFIANTHDYMLCFSNRGRMYWLKVWEVPQGSRNSRGKPIVNMFPLQDGEKITVILPLSGENSTFPEDHYVFMSTSLGTVKKTPLRDFSNPRKAGIIAVDLDEGDFLIGAALTDGKHDVMLFSDAGKAVRFDENDVRPMGRTARGVRGMNLEEGQNVIALLVAENEQQSVLTATENGFGKRTPITEYTRHGRGTKGMIAIQTSERNGKVVAATLVDQTDEIMLITTGGVLIRTRVAEIREMGRATQGVTLIAVEDGTKLSGLQRVVETDLEETELEPAPE, encoded by the coding sequence ATGGATCAATTCGCAAAAGAAACAGTTCCAATTTCACTGGAAGAAGAGATGCGCAAGAGCTACCTCGATTACGCCATGAGCGTGATCGTGGGCCGTGCTCTGCCGGACGTGCGCGACGGTTTGAAGCCCGTGCACCGCCGCGTGCTGTACGCGATGCACGAGATGAACAACGTGTGGAACCGCCCCTACCTGAAGTGCGCGCGCGTGGTCGGCGACACGATGGGTAAATACCACCCGCACGGCGACGCGTCGATCTACGACACCCTGGTCCGCATGGCCCAGGATTTCTCGCTGCGCTACACGCTCGTGGACGGGCAGGGCAACTTCGGTTCGATCGACGGCGACTCCGCCGCGGCGATGCGTTACACCGAGTGCCGCCTGGACAAGATCTCGAACGAACTGCTGGCCGACATCGACAAGGACACCGTCGACTTCCAGCCGAATTATGACGGCAAGGAAAAAGAACCGACGGTCCTGCCGACGCGCATCCCGAACCTGCTGATCAACGGCTCGTCCGGCATCGCGGTCGGCATGGCGACGAACATCCCGCCGCACAACCTGTCGGAAGTGATCAACGGCGCGCTGCACGTCCTCAGGAATCCCGATTGCACGATCGACGAGCTGATCGAGCTGATCCCCGCGCCGGACTTCCCGACGGCCGGCATCATCTACGGCGTCTCGGGCGTGCGCGACGGTTACCGCACGGGCCGCGGCCGCGTCGTGATGCGCGCCAAGACCCACTTCGAGGAATACGGCAAGGACGGCGGCCGCATCGCGATCATCGTCGACGAGCTGCCGTACCAGGTCAACAAGAAATCGCTGCTGGAGCGCATCGCCGAAAACGTGCGCGACAAGAAGCTGGAAGGCATTTCCGATATCCGCGACGAGTCCGACAAGTCGGGCATGCGCGTCGTGATCGAGCTGAAGCGCGGCGAAGTGCCGGAAGTCGTGCTGAACAACCTGTACAAGCAGACCCAGTTGCAGGATACATTCGGCATGAACATGGTGGCGCTTGTCAACGGCCAGCCGAAGCTGCTGAACCTCAAGCAGATGCTGGAGTGCTTCCTGTCGCACCGCCGCGAAGTGGTCACGCGCCGCACCGTGTTCGAACTGCGCAAGGCGCGCGAACGCGGCCACATGCTGGAAGGCTTGGCCGTCGCACTGGCCAACATCGACGACTTCATCGCGATCATCAAGGCCGCGCCGACGCCGCCGGTCGCGAAGACGGAGCTGATGGCGCGCGCCTGGGATTCGTCGCTCGTGCGCGAGATGCTGAACCGCACCGAACTGGGTGCCTCCGGCGGCATCGAGGCGTTCCGTCCGGAGCACCTGCCGAAGCACTACGGCATGCAGACCGACGGCCTGTATAAACTGTCGGACGAGCAGGCCCAGGAAATCCTGCAGATGCGCCTGCAGCGCCTGACGGGCCTGGAGCAGGACAAGATCATCAACGAGTACCGGGACGTGATGCTGCACATCGCCGACCTGCTCGACATCCTGGCCCGCCCGGAGCGCGTCACGCAGATCATCACGGACGAGATGCTGCACGTGAAGTCCGAGTACGCCGACAACGGCAAGGACACGCGCCGTTCCGCGATCGAGCAGAACGCGTCCGACCTGGAAACGGAAGACCTGATCACGCCGCAGGACATGGTCGTCACGCTGTCGCACACGGGCTATATGAAATCGCAGCCGATTTCCGAATACCGCGCGCAGAAGCGCGGCGGCCGCGGCAAGCAGGCGATGGCGACGAAGGACGAGGACTGGATCGACCAGCTGTTCATCGCGAACACGCACGACTACATGCTGTGCTTCAGTAACCGCGGCCGGATGTACTGGCTGAAGGTGTGGGAAGTGCCGCAAGGTTCGCGCAACTCGCGCGGCAAGCCGATCGTGAACATGTTCCCGCTGCAGGACGGCGAGAAGATCACGGTGATCCTGCCGCTGTCGGGCGAGAACTCGACGTTCCCGGAAGACCATTACGTGTTCATGTCGACGAGCCTCGGCACGGTCAAGAAGACGCCGCTGCGCGACTTTTCCAACCCACGCAAGGCCGGCATCATCGCCGTCGACCTGGACGAGGGCGACTTCCTGATCGGCGCGGCGCTGACCGACGGCAAGCACGACGTGATGCTGTTCTCGGACGCCGGCAAGGCCGTGCGCTTCGACGAGAACGACGTGCGTCCGATGGGCCGTACGGCGCGCGGCGTGCGCGGCATGAACTTGGAAGAGGGCCAGAACGTGATCGCGCTGCTGGTCGCCGAGAACGAGCAGCAGTCGGTGCTGACCGCGACCGAGAACGGCTTCGGCAAGCGTACCCCGATCACGGAGTACACGCGCCACGGCCGCGGCACCAAAGGCATGATCGCGATCCAGACGTCGGAACGCAACGGTAAAGTCGTCGCCGCGACGCTGGTCGACCAGACGGACGAGATCATGCTGATCACGACCGGCGGCGTGCTGATCCGCACCCGCGTGGCCGAGATCCGCGAGATGGGCCGCGCCACCCAAGGCGTGACCCTGATCGCGGTGGAAGACGGCACCAAGCTGTCCGGCCTGCAGCGCGTCGTCGAGACCGATCTCGAGGAAACCGAGCTGGAGCCGGCACCGGAATAA
- the ubiG gene encoding bifunctional 2-polyprenyl-6-hydroxyphenol methylase/3-demethylubiquinol 3-O-methyltransferase UbiG, translated as MTTTTNADPLEIQKFSELAHRWWDPTSEFRPLHDINPLRLEWINARVPLAGKNVIDIGCGGGILAESMARKGAKVTGIDLSKKALKVADLHSLESGVEVRYKLIAAEDMAAEEPGQYDVVTCMEMLEHVPDPAAIVRAAATLVKPGGRVFFSTLNRNVKSYLFAVVGAEYVLRMLPRGTHDYAKFITPAELSNFVRDAGLIVDGLKGLTYNPLTKIYSLNQDTDVNYMMACSKPL; from the coding sequence ATGACTACGACGACCAACGCCGATCCCTTAGAGATCCAGAAATTCAGTGAACTGGCCCACCGCTGGTGGGACCCGACGTCCGAATTCCGTCCGCTGCACGACATCAACCCGTTGCGCCTGGAATGGATCAACGCGCGCGTGCCGCTGGCCGGCAAGAACGTCATCGACATCGGCTGCGGCGGCGGCATCCTGGCCGAATCCATGGCGCGCAAGGGCGCCAAGGTCACCGGCATCGATTTGTCGAAGAAGGCCCTCAAGGTGGCCGACCTGCACAGCCTGGAATCGGGCGTGGAAGTGCGCTATAAACTGATCGCCGCCGAGGACATGGCCGCAGAAGAACCGGGCCAGTACGACGTCGTGACCTGCATGGAAATGCTCGAGCACGTCCCCGACCCGGCCGCCATCGTGCGCGCCGCTGCGACCCTCGTCAAACCGGGCGGCCGCGTGTTCTTCTCGACCCTGAACCGCAACGTCAAATCGTATCTGTTCGCCGTCGTCGGCGCCGAATACGTGCTGCGCATGCTGCCGCGCGGCACCCACGACTATGCCAAATTCATCACGCCGGCCGAACTGTCGAACTTCGTGCGCGACGCCGGCCTCATCGTCGACGGGCTGAAGGGCTTGACGTACAACCCGCTGACCAAGATCTACTCGCTGAACCAGGACACCGACGTCAACTACATGATGGCCTGCAGCAAACCGCTTTAA